DNA from Terriglobales bacterium:
AATACACCTGCGGACGCGAGATGCCGGCCCAATCGCGAACCTCACGGCGTTCGAGTTCTAGATTCGCCTGGTAGCCGTGCATCGGACGCTCGGACAGGAGGCTTAGCAAAACGAGGTCTGCTGTTGTTAGTGCAAGCTTGCTCCTAGTCTTTGCCACTCCGTGCCTTTCGTTTCCTGCTCCAGTACCGCCATACCGACTGCTCCGGCGGGAGCAGCGGGTCGCGCGCCTGCGCCACCGCTGCCTCGAACACGTCCAGGCAGCAGATGTCATGCTTCTGTCCAGTGAGCTCACACAAACGTTTGTACATATGACACGGATTCTGTCGTGCCAGAGTGGGAACATCGCGGATTCCCAGCAATTCGAAATCTCGGAGCATCGCAGGCCCGACGGAAATCAGGTCCTGCAGTTTGCGCGCCGTTGAATGGGATGAAATTCCAGTTGACGCAGTCATAGAGCTCCTATACCGTTCACTAGTCTAAATAAGACTACTAATGAAGAAGAGAGGAAGTCAAGTTCGCATGAGCCATTTCGGCTGTTTGTTACCATCGCCTGCCTTTCTCCACTTCGTTTTTCGCAGAACAAATCAGAGGAGACAAAGATGAAGGTAAAAAAAATTACACCAGTCCTTTATGTAGAAAAGATCGAGCCTTGCATCGACTTCTGGACTAGCCGCTTCGGTTTTCAAAAGACCGTCGAAGTTCCCGATGGCGATCGCCTGAGCTTCGTGATCTTAGAGAAAGACAACCTGGAAATTATGTATCAGAGCTTCGCTAGCGCCGCGAAAGATGCACCTGCAATCGCCAAAGATATAGAAGGTGGACGGACGTTCCTCTACATGGAAGTCGATAAGCTTGAACCTTTCATCTCCGCGGCGAAGAACGCAAACGTTGTTCTGCCGGTGCGCACGACGTTTTATGGGGCCAAGGAGATCGGTCTCAAAGATCCGGCCGGTCATGTAATCGTCTTCGCGGAAATGGGGGGGGCAGCCGCAATAACGTCGGTACGACGGCGACGGGCTGGAATTCGCGATTACGGTAAGGACGCCTATCGCAGCCAAATCGTCTTGTACGAGATTGTCTACGACGAGGTAATCGCGAAAGAGGCCAAAGTGCTTAAAGCTTCGTTTTTCCGCTCGCTGAAATCAGCAGCTCGCGGAGACGCGCGGCCTGACTTTGCTCCTCATCGGTGTCGACCAGAAATTCAATCCCATACGAGTAGCCGCGGCGGTTGCGGACTTCGGCCTTCACTCGCATCGGTTGGCCGGAGTATGCGGGCGTGAACTCGACTTCGATAATGTCGCCGATGCGCAGTTCGACGCCGGCGAATACCGCCATGCCGCCTTCGCTCATGTCGCGTCCGCGGGCTTCCACGATCTTGGCGGTATGGAGCGAGTTCCAGAAGATGAGGCGAATTGGTACGTCGATACCGCTGCGTTCCCAGCGCCGTTTGCGTGCGAAGCCTGCGGAGGATTGGGCGGGGGTAGCGGTCGCCATGCGCTGATAATATCGGCGCTTGTCAGTTCTCCGAAGATTACGAAAGACACATTGACGACATAGCCTGCACTAAACCCGTTGCCAGCTCCGCAACCAAAACAAGCAATATCTCAGGCAAACTTTCCGGGCGCCCTGTGCAAGCTGTAGGCGATGTCCCAACGAGAACTCATCCTGAGTTGGAACGTGCCCATGTCGGCAACCAACGTGCTCGCCGCCTATGAACTTCTGCGAGGCGTTTGTCGTAGCTCTGGAGTAACCTTGGACAGCTCCGACCATCCAAGGGCCGGCACATGCAAATGGCGACTCCGAACGTAGCCCGCAAACTCACGCTTTCAGACTCATATACACCGCGAGCCACGGCTGTGGTGGCTCTCATTGCGCTAGGAATCGCAGCTGTTCATCTGCTCACCAACCAGCGATACGGCTTTCATCGTGACGAACTTCAGACGCTCTCCGATGCTCTTCATCTGGATTGGGGCTTCGTTGCCTATCCTCCGCTAACGCCACTCCTTGAGCGAATCGGGCTTCACCTCTTCGGACTCTCCCTGGTTGGATTGCGACTCTTCTCCGTAATAGCGCAGAGCACAGCGATTTTCATTACCGGTCTGATGGCATGGGAACTCGGCGGCGGACGCTTGGCTCAAACAACGGCGGCGCTGGCTGTCGCGGTTGCTCCGTTGGCGCTGTTCGAAGGAACGGAATTTCAGTACACCTCTTTCGATTATCTGTGGTGGGTACTGCTGGCTTACTTTGTCGTCCGCCTCCTCAAGAGTGAGAATCCGCGCTGGTGTCTCGCAATCGGCGCGGTGGTTGGTATTGGCCTCGAGACGAAATACACGATGTTCTTCTATCTGGCCGGCGTGCTCGTCGGATTACTCCTAGCACCCGCACGCCGCTATCTGCGGACTCGCTGGTTCTGGGCTGGAGCCGGGCTCGCGCTTCTCATCTTCCTGCCCAACTTCATCTGGCAGATACGCCATCACTTCATCTCGTTGCAGTTCCTGCACCACATCCACACGCGCGATGTGGGTGAAGGCCGCGCAGAAGATTATTGGAGCTCCCAACTTCTCAATGCAAATCCGATCTCCATTCCGCTGTGGATCGCGGGTCTCATCGGATTTTTCCGCAGTGAGCGTTTTAGAACACTGGCCTGGATGGCGGTAATTCCCGTTCTGATACTGTGGGCCTCTAAG
Protein-coding regions in this window:
- a CDS encoding helix-hairpin-helix domain-containing protein; the protein is MTASTGISSHSTARKLQDLISVGPAMLRDFELLGIRDVPTLARQNPCHMYKRLCELTGQKHDICCLDVFEAAVAQARDPLLPPEQSVWRYWSRKRKARSGKD
- a CDS encoding VOC family protein codes for the protein MKVKKITPVLYVEKIEPCIDFWTSRFGFQKTVEVPDGDRLSFVILEKDNLEIMYQSFASAAKDAPAIAKDIEGGRTFLYMEVDKLEPFISAAKNANVVLPVRTTFYGAKEIGLKDPAGHVIVFAEMGGAAAITSVRRRRAGIRDYGKDAYRSQIVLYEIVYDEVIAKEAKVLKASFFRSLKSAARGDARPDFAPHRCRPEIQSHTSSRGGCGLRPSLASVGRSMRA
- a CDS encoding glycosyltransferase family 39 protein — translated: MATPNVARKLTLSDSYTPRATAVVALIALGIAAVHLLTNQRYGFHRDELQTLSDALHLDWGFVAYPPLTPLLERIGLHLFGLSLVGLRLFSVIAQSTAIFITGLMAWELGGGRLAQTTAALAVAVAPLALFEGTEFQYTSFDYLWWVLLAYFVVRLLKSENPRWCLAIGAVVGIGLETKYTMFFYLAGVLVGLLLAPARRYLRTRWFWAGAGLALLIFLPNFIWQIRHHFISLQFLHHIHTRDVGEGRAEDYWSSQLLNANPISIPLWIAGLIGFFRSERFRTLAWMAVIPVLILWASKGRGYYPGAIYPMLLAMGAVMMEGWIRRSGRTWLKSAVAVYLLILVAGGAYASTILIPWTSKGPLRDRALKNNGDLREEIGWNELVKIVAGIRDSLAPDQRESVGILVGNYGEQGAIELLGRAYHLPAPISMTNSAWLRGYPVPPPSTLIVVGNSAEWVDKNFSSCRLAGHNANSQGVDNEESHYHPDIFVCGPPRLPWAEFWKHHQRFG